From a region of the Tenggerimyces flavus genome:
- a CDS encoding DLW-39 family protein: MKKVILAAVVIAGGWFVYKRLQAGRAEENLWAEATDPITPSSH; this comes from the coding sequence ATGAAGAAGGTCATCCTCGCAGCGGTCGTCATCGCCGGGGGCTGGTTCGTGTACAAGCGACTCCAGGCCGGCCGCGCCGAAGAAAACCTGTGGGCAGAGGCAACAGACCCCATCACCCCCTCCTCCCACTAA
- the gyrA gene encoding DNA gyrase subunit A, protein MPPQRIEPRDLQTEMQRSYLDYAMSVIVGRALPDVRDGLKPVHTRVLYAMYDGGYRPDRGFNKCSRIVGDVMGQYHPHGDSAIYDTLVRLAQSWTMRYPLVQGQGNFGSPGNDPAAAMRYTECRMAPLAMEMVRDIDEDTVDFRPNYDGKTMEPKVLPARFPNLLVNGSAGIAVGMATNIPPHNLREVAAGALWALENPEATREELLEALMERIQGPDFPTNALIVGRRGIEDAYRTGRGSITMRAVVNVEEDSKGRTCLVVTELPYQVNPDNLAFRIAELADTGKVTGIADVKDDSSSRTGQRLVVVLKRDAIAKVVLNNLYKHTQLQDNFGANMLALVDGVPRTLSLDLFVSHWVDHQIEVIQRRTRFRLRKAEEQAHIYRGLVKALDALDEVIALIRRSQTTDVARDGLMELLAIDDVQAMAILDMQLRRLAALERQKIVEHLQELEVVIADLQDILASPARQRSIVSEELTAIVEKYGDDRRTQIIPADGDLTAADLIPNDDVVVTITLDGYAKRTRSDLYRSQRRGGKGVRGAALKGDDVVAHLFATSNHQWLLFFTNRGRVYRAKAYELPESARDAKGGHVAGLLSFQPDEKIAQVLAIENYEQAQYLALATKKGLVKKTALTAYDSPRQAGVIALNFRDEDDELIGAELVGPDDELLLVSKKAQAVRFAATDDQLRPMGRVTSGVTGMRFRADDELLAMAVIRSGEEAGQYVFTVTDGGYAKRTPITEYRIQGRGGLGIRAMRITSARGSLVGAIVVTDSDQVLCVKASGQVTRSPVADVAAKGRDTMGVIFAGVREGDAVVAIARNTEDDAVEDSEDEQSESADGTAGEQPVDQTEAPENGAGADSQEDST, encoded by the coding sequence ATGCCGCCGCAGCGGATCGAGCCCCGCGACCTGCAGACCGAGATGCAGCGCAGCTACCTCGACTACGCGATGAGCGTGATCGTCGGACGCGCGCTGCCGGACGTTCGGGACGGCCTGAAGCCGGTCCACACACGCGTGTTGTACGCGATGTACGACGGCGGCTACCGGCCGGATCGCGGCTTCAACAAGTGCTCACGCATCGTCGGTGACGTCATGGGTCAGTACCACCCCCATGGCGACAGCGCGATCTACGACACGTTGGTAAGGCTCGCTCAGTCGTGGACGATGCGCTACCCGCTCGTCCAGGGGCAGGGAAACTTCGGTTCACCGGGCAACGATCCGGCCGCGGCGATGCGGTACACCGAGTGCCGGATGGCACCGCTGGCCATGGAGATGGTCCGCGACATCGATGAGGACACCGTCGACTTCCGTCCCAACTACGACGGCAAGACGATGGAACCGAAGGTCCTGCCGGCTCGGTTCCCGAACCTCCTCGTCAATGGTTCTGCCGGCATCGCGGTGGGCATGGCGACGAACATCCCGCCGCACAACTTGCGCGAGGTGGCGGCCGGAGCCCTGTGGGCGTTGGAGAATCCCGAGGCGACGCGCGAGGAGCTCCTCGAAGCGTTGATGGAGCGGATTCAGGGTCCGGACTTTCCGACCAATGCGTTGATCGTGGGTCGGCGCGGCATCGAGGACGCGTACCGCACCGGGCGTGGATCGATCACGATGCGCGCTGTCGTGAACGTCGAGGAGGACAGCAAGGGCCGTACCTGTCTCGTTGTCACCGAGCTGCCCTACCAGGTCAACCCCGACAACCTTGCCTTCCGCATCGCCGAGCTGGCGGACACCGGCAAGGTCACCGGTATCGCCGACGTCAAGGACGACTCGTCGTCGCGGACAGGTCAACGTCTGGTGGTTGTGCTCAAGCGAGACGCGATCGCCAAGGTCGTGCTCAACAACCTCTACAAGCACACCCAGCTGCAGGACAACTTTGGCGCCAACATGCTGGCGCTCGTCGACGGGGTGCCCCGGACGTTGTCGCTCGACCTGTTCGTCTCGCACTGGGTCGACCACCAGATCGAGGTGATCCAGCGGCGGACGAGGTTCCGGCTCCGCAAGGCCGAAGAGCAGGCCCACATCTACCGTGGCTTGGTCAAGGCACTTGATGCTCTGGACGAGGTCATCGCGCTGATCCGACGCAGCCAGACGACCGACGTCGCGCGGGATGGTCTGATGGAGCTCCTCGCCATCGACGACGTTCAGGCGATGGCGATCCTCGACATGCAGCTACGCCGCCTGGCCGCCCTCGAACGTCAGAAGATCGTCGAGCACCTCCAGGAGCTCGAGGTCGTCATCGCCGACCTGCAGGACATCCTCGCTTCCCCGGCACGGCAGCGTTCGATCGTGTCGGAGGAGCTCACCGCGATCGTCGAGAAGTACGGCGACGACCGTCGTACCCAGATCATCCCGGCCGACGGCGACCTCACCGCCGCTGACCTGATCCCCAACGACGATGTCGTCGTCACGATCACGCTCGACGGCTATGCCAAGCGGACCCGATCCGACCTCTACCGCTCGCAGCGGCGGGGCGGCAAGGGCGTCCGGGGCGCGGCACTCAAGGGTGACGACGTCGTCGCGCACCTGTTCGCGACAAGTAACCACCAATGGCTCCTGTTCTTCACCAACCGGGGCCGGGTCTACCGGGCGAAGGCGTACGAGCTCCCCGAGTCCGCGCGCGACGCCAAGGGCGGACACGTCGCCGGGCTGCTCTCGTTCCAGCCGGACGAGAAGATCGCCCAGGTGCTCGCGATCGAGAACTACGAGCAGGCGCAGTACCTGGCCCTCGCGACCAAGAAGGGCCTGGTCAAGAAGACCGCCCTCACCGCTTACGACTCTCCGCGGCAGGCCGGCGTGATCGCGCTGAACTTCCGGGACGAGGACGACGAGCTGATCGGCGCCGAGCTGGTCGGTCCGGACGACGAGCTGCTGCTGGTGTCGAAGAAGGCGCAGGCCGTGCGCTTCGCGGCGACCGACGACCAGCTCCGGCCGATGGGTCGGGTGACGTCCGGGGTGACCGGCATGCGGTTCCGCGCGGACGACGAGCTGCTGGCGATGGCCGTCATCCGTTCGGGTGAGGAGGCTGGACAGTACGTGTTCACGGTCACCGACGGTGGGTACGCGAAGCGGACGCCGATCACCGAGTACCGGATCCAGGGACGCGGCGGATTGGGCATCCGAGCGATGCGCATCACGTCCGCTCGGGGGTCACTGGTGGGGGCGATCGTGGTCACCGACAGTGATCAGGTCCTGTGCGTGAAGGCGAGTGGCCAGGTCACTCGTTCGCCCGTGGCGGACGTTGCGGCCAAGGGCCGTGACACCATGGGAGTCATCTTCGCGGGAGTCCGGGAGGGCGACGCCGTCGTTGCGATAGCGCGCAACACAGAGGACGATGCCGTAGAGGACTCGGAGGACGAGCAGTCAGAGTCCGCCGATGGGACGGCCGGTGAGCAGCCGGTTGACCAGACCGAGGCCCCCGAAAACGGCGCCGGGGCCGACAGCCAGGAGGACAGCACGTGA
- a CDS encoding TetR/AcrR family transcriptional regulator: protein MARPVNPTARKYRSTVRTEQAQLTRRRILDAATRLFVTNGYAGTTVNAVAAEAGVVAETIYSTLGGKRGLLEGVIDATIVAYLAPLHDPDHDRSSRWAEIDRLSSARERLRAWAELVCQILAHTSPIHALIRGAADGEPFALQLRERLLRERLADITMSVERYVGDALRPGLTVAQASARACALASPELHHLLTVELGWTPPQHQAWLCELLQVELLGPE, encoded by the coding sequence ATGGCACGTCCCGTCAACCCCACCGCCCGCAAGTACCGCTCCACCGTCCGCACCGAGCAGGCCCAGCTCACCCGCCGGCGGATCCTGGACGCCGCGACCCGGCTGTTCGTGACGAACGGCTATGCCGGCACGACGGTCAACGCGGTCGCGGCCGAAGCCGGCGTCGTGGCCGAAACGATCTACTCCACCTTGGGGGGCAAACGAGGACTCCTGGAAGGTGTCATCGACGCCACGATCGTCGCCTACCTGGCACCGCTCCACGACCCAGATCACGATCGATCGAGTCGATGGGCAGAGATCGATCGCCTCAGCAGTGCACGCGAACGGTTGCGCGCCTGGGCAGAGCTGGTCTGTCAGATCCTCGCCCACACCAGCCCGATCCACGCCCTGATCCGAGGCGCCGCGGACGGCGAACCCTTCGCGCTGCAACTGCGTGAACGACTGTTACGGGAGCGCCTCGCTGACATCACCATGTCGGTCGAGAGGTACGTCGGCGACGCCCTGCGTCCCGGGCTCACCGTGGCCCAAGCCAGTGCACGCGCCTGCGCCCTGGCCAGCCCTGAGCTGCATCACCTTCTCACCGTCGAGCTCGGCTGGACACCGCCACAGCATCAAGCGTGGCTGTGCGAGCTCCTCCAAGTCGAGCTGCTCGGACCTGAATAG
- a CDS encoding helix-turn-helix transcriptional regulator, whose translation MANSRGWHTERSMNLPVQLTSFIGRASDLAAVDKLLATARLVTLTGPGGAGKTRLALEAASAHTALFADDVWFVDLSLLAPDDSVAEAVGGAVGVPVQPLGSLVAGLTGRRVLLCLDNAEHLIDAVASLAAELLRSCPDLTLLVTSREPLRVPGEVVWRVPPLEDDDAVQLFVDRAMHVQPSFVLDPDSEAAVRKIVVHLDGIPLALELAAAWLGSLTPQQILSGLDDRFRLLVRGPRGAQRRQQTLAGSIGWSHALLDEGDRVLFRRLAVFAGSFGLDAVAELSLPAIGRLVDKSLVMTERHGDAIRYRLLETIRAYAAARLLESGEDAAVRDAHVAWCVRFAESAEAVLEQDLDAWQALILPEHANLRAALEWGLAAADPTDGRRLAAALPWMWHLDRLGREGIGYLRRAVSRAPADHSLTQARLLTGIALVADTAAPLDLEYDAATRALELATELGDEGLRALCLTLAAVGRFYTDFDAAWSLCEVASEAAKASGNSFVLGASPALQAIVLHLRDRHVEAASVTEAALPILLRRHRGVASTLLSYRALGSLYAGSVGDARDLALSALRLAEPLGDYLRIGGARSTLAMIQGLTGDVEGALATVDPDLRLVDESGASPWVPGLARTMGVLSLLGGDPLAAVGWFSREAGSTDGGSPTWLAAHALPGLAAALLALDRLDEAAATVSRALELADHFDLPFVRAAALDVRGALVARSPDQLGVALDLHHAALAERVDHGLRAFLPVSLEAIASVASVLRPAPDDVRTLAAASAASMLPRPAFAQTAFDQTCARLRAALGDEAYEEAWSDGSTMSLDEAVALCRRTRGTRGRPTSGWASLTPTELDVARLVAEGLNNPAIAARLFMSRGTVKAHLAHIFAKLEITNRTELATLATRRPT comes from the coding sequence GTGGCCAACTCCCGCGGCTGGCACACTGAGCGCTCGATGAACCTGCCGGTCCAGCTCACCTCGTTCATCGGCCGGGCCTCGGATCTGGCCGCGGTCGACAAGCTCCTGGCGACCGCGCGCCTGGTGACGCTGACCGGGCCTGGCGGCGCGGGGAAGACCCGGCTGGCGCTCGAGGCCGCTTCCGCGCACACCGCTCTGTTTGCCGACGATGTGTGGTTTGTCGACCTTTCGCTACTGGCTCCGGACGATTCGGTCGCCGAGGCCGTGGGTGGCGCGGTCGGCGTCCCCGTTCAGCCTCTGGGTTCGCTGGTCGCCGGGCTCACTGGACGGCGCGTACTGCTCTGCCTCGACAACGCCGAGCATCTGATCGATGCCGTCGCTTCGCTCGCCGCTGAGCTGTTGCGCTCTTGTCCGGACCTCACGTTGCTCGTCACCAGCCGGGAGCCACTGCGCGTTCCGGGGGAGGTCGTCTGGCGGGTGCCGCCGCTGGAGGACGACGACGCCGTACAGCTGTTCGTCGATCGCGCGATGCACGTCCAGCCGTCGTTCGTTCTCGATCCGGACTCCGAGGCGGCTGTGCGGAAGATCGTCGTTCACCTCGATGGAATCCCGCTCGCGTTGGAGCTGGCCGCGGCGTGGCTGGGGAGCCTGACGCCGCAGCAGATCCTTTCCGGTCTGGATGATCGGTTCCGGCTGCTCGTGCGAGGTCCGCGCGGGGCCCAGCGGCGGCAGCAGACGCTCGCCGGGTCGATCGGGTGGAGTCACGCGCTGCTGGACGAGGGCGATCGGGTTCTGTTCCGGCGGCTGGCTGTGTTCGCGGGGTCGTTCGGGCTGGACGCGGTGGCCGAGCTGTCGCTGCCCGCGATCGGCCGGCTGGTCGACAAGTCGCTGGTGATGACCGAACGACACGGCGACGCCATCCGGTACCGGCTGCTCGAGACGATCCGTGCGTACGCCGCCGCCCGGCTGCTGGAGTCGGGGGAGGACGCGGCCGTACGCGACGCCCACGTGGCCTGGTGCGTGCGCTTCGCCGAGTCTGCGGAGGCCGTTCTCGAACAGGACCTCGACGCCTGGCAGGCGTTGATCCTGCCTGAGCACGCGAACCTGCGCGCGGCCCTCGAGTGGGGCCTCGCGGCGGCGGATCCCACGGACGGTCGCCGGCTCGCGGCGGCGCTGCCGTGGATGTGGCACCTGGACCGGCTCGGTCGCGAGGGCATCGGGTACCTGCGCCGGGCCGTTTCACGTGCGCCTGCTGACCATTCGCTCACGCAGGCTCGGCTGCTGACGGGGATCGCGTTGGTCGCGGACACGGCGGCGCCGCTGGACCTGGAGTACGACGCCGCCACGCGGGCGCTGGAGCTCGCCACCGAGCTCGGCGACGAGGGCTTGCGTGCTCTGTGCCTGACGCTTGCCGCGGTGGGCCGGTTCTACACCGACTTCGACGCGGCTTGGTCCCTGTGCGAGGTCGCCTCTGAGGCGGCCAAGGCTTCCGGCAACTCGTTCGTCCTCGGTGCTTCGCCTGCTCTGCAAGCGATCGTGCTCCACCTGCGGGACCGGCACGTCGAGGCGGCTTCGGTCACGGAGGCTGCACTGCCGATCCTGCTGCGCCGGCACCGCGGGGTGGCGTCGACCTTGTTGTCTTATCGGGCCCTGGGCAGTTTGTATGCGGGTTCCGTTGGTGATGCCCGCGACCTGGCGTTGTCGGCCCTTCGGCTCGCGGAGCCGCTCGGTGACTACCTGCGGATCGGCGGGGCGCGGTCGACGCTGGCGATGATCCAGGGCTTGACGGGAGATGTGGAGGGCGCGCTGGCGACGGTGGATCCGGACCTTCGGCTGGTCGACGAGTCCGGCGCGTCTCCCTGGGTACCTGGTCTCGCGCGCACGATGGGCGTACTCAGCCTGCTCGGCGGCGACCCGTTGGCGGCGGTGGGGTGGTTCTCGCGGGAGGCGGGCTCGACCGACGGCGGATCGCCGACCTGGCTGGCCGCCCACGCGCTACCGGGGCTGGCTGCCGCGCTGCTTGCTCTGGACCGGTTGGACGAGGCTGCGGCGACGGTCTCGCGCGCGTTGGAGCTCGCCGACCACTTCGACCTGCCGTTCGTCCGGGCGGCGGCGCTCGACGTCCGAGGCGCGCTAGTTGCTCGCTCTCCGGATCAGCTCGGCGTTGCTCTCGACCTGCATCACGCGGCGCTGGCCGAACGCGTCGACCACGGCCTCCGCGCGTTCCTGCCGGTCAGCCTGGAGGCGATCGCGTCGGTCGCGAGCGTTCTCCGACCGGCGCCTGACGACGTCCGTACGCTCGCGGCGGCCTCCGCCGCCTCGATGCTGCCGCGCCCGGCGTTTGCCCAGACAGCGTTCGACCAGACTTGCGCCCGGTTGCGCGCTGCCCTGGGCGACGAGGCGTACGAGGAGGCCTGGTCGGACGGCTCGACGATGTCGTTGGACGAAGCAGTCGCCCTCTGCCGCCGCACCCGCGGCACCCGGGGCCGCCCCACCAGCGGCTGGGCCAGCCTGACCCCGACCGAGCTCGACGTCGCCCGCCTGGTCGCTGAGGGCCTCAACAACCCAGCGATCGCGGCCCGATTGTTCATGAGCCGCGGCACCGTCAAGGCCCACCTGGCCCACATCTTCGCCAAGCTCGAGATCACCAACCGCACCGAACTCGCCACCCTCGCCACCCGCCGCCCCACCTAG
- a CDS encoding 3-keto-5-aminohexanoate cleavage protein translates to MLQVTPNGPWGKDVHPNMPLSRDELLTELRACFAAGAEGVHLHVRDAAGVETLLPAVVNETCRDVRAVAAEAGVAIEIGLTTGAWIVPDVAERIAMIREWEGVDCATVNLSEAGFEQVMAAMLEVGVGIDVGLWAPVELDRLLASGVLPSAQRVSIELDPGEPYFLQGSPLDVASQLNDALDAAGSTCPRLTHGMNDWTWPLVEDAFRRGHDTRVGFEDSVLLPDGSRADNNAQLVEAAVALATRLR, encoded by the coding sequence ATGTTGCAGGTCACACCGAATGGCCCGTGGGGCAAGGACGTTCACCCCAATATGCCGCTGTCCCGGGACGAGCTGCTGACCGAGCTTCGGGCGTGCTTCGCGGCGGGTGCGGAGGGTGTGCACCTGCACGTACGCGACGCCGCCGGGGTGGAGACGCTGCTCCCCGCTGTGGTCAACGAGACCTGCCGCGACGTGCGGGCGGTCGCTGCCGAGGCCGGCGTCGCGATCGAGATCGGGCTGACAACCGGCGCGTGGATCGTCCCGGACGTCGCCGAACGCATCGCGATGATCCGTGAGTGGGAGGGCGTCGACTGCGCCACCGTCAACCTGTCCGAGGCGGGCTTCGAGCAGGTCATGGCGGCGATGCTCGAGGTCGGTGTCGGCATCGACGTCGGCCTGTGGGCGCCGGTCGAGCTGGACCGGCTGCTGGCGTCCGGGGTGTTGCCGAGCGCGCAACGGGTGAGCATCGAGCTCGACCCGGGGGAGCCGTACTTCCTGCAGGGCTCGCCCCTCGATGTCGCGAGCCAGCTCAACGACGCGCTCGACGCCGCCGGCTCCACCTGTCCTCGGTTGACGCACGGCATGAACGACTGGACCTGGCCGCTGGTCGAGGACGCGTTCCGGCGCGGCCACGACACCCGCGTCGGCTTCGAGGACTCCGTCCTGCTTCCCGATGGCAGCCGGGCCGACAACAACGCCCAGCTCGTGGAGGCAGCGGTCGCCCTGGCGACCCGGCTACGTTGA
- a CDS encoding DUF3566 domain-containing protein has protein sequence MGPDAGLGEVRTDRPTFQPPASPTPAAAPGPQLPRSRVRRARLRAVRLDPWSVMKTAFLLSIAFGIMTMVAVFVIWNVLDAAGVYDSISRTVDGVLASPNAEPFNLKDFIGLERVLGITSLVCVVDVVLITALATLGAFLYNLSASLLGGVEVTLAEED, from the coding sequence ATGGGGCCGGATGCGGGACTGGGCGAGGTCCGTACCGACCGCCCCACGTTCCAGCCACCCGCCTCGCCTACGCCGGCGGCCGCCCCCGGCCCGCAGCTGCCCCGCAGCCGTGTCCGCCGCGCCCGCCTGCGTGCGGTCCGGCTCGACCCGTGGTCGGTGATGAAGACGGCGTTCCTGCTGTCAATCGCGTTCGGCATCATGACGATGGTCGCGGTCTTTGTGATCTGGAACGTCCTCGACGCGGCGGGTGTGTACGACTCGATCAGCCGCACCGTCGATGGCGTCCTGGCGAGCCCGAACGCGGAGCCGTTCAACCTCAAGGACTTCATCGGCCTCGAGCGGGTGCTGGGAATCACGTCCCTGGTGTGCGTCGTGGACGTGGTCTTGATCACAGCCCTGGCCACACTGGGCGCCTTCCTCTACAACCTCTCCGCCAGCCTCCTCGGCGGCGTCGAGGTCACGTTGGCCGAGGAGGACTAG
- a CDS encoding alpha/beta fold hydrolase, which translates to MNGNAVVHRLDVGGERVEFVERGKGEPLLLVHAGVFDAWFAPLAGDATVRDFRVLETRRVGYDTTAPPPGQHLTIADHARHCAAVLDSLQIRRAHVLGHSSGSLICLQLAADRPELVQSLVLVEPAIAPALAPPTEAAGIGESYRAMAALARESTDLRPLFDSFMRQVCAEDYRDVLLAALGPEGLQRAERDCGFFFRDEVPAVQHWTFDQAVGSRVTQPVLFVQGGDSPPMVHAISAHLAAMLAADTETTTVPGTDHLLPLRDPATLGRLAATFISRHQITTSV; encoded by the coding sequence ATGAACGGCAATGCGGTAGTGCACCGGTTGGACGTCGGCGGGGAGAGGGTGGAGTTCGTCGAACGAGGTAAGGGCGAGCCGCTGCTGCTCGTCCATGCGGGGGTGTTCGATGCGTGGTTCGCTCCGCTGGCTGGCGACGCCACGGTCAGGGACTTCCGCGTGCTGGAGACGCGTCGGGTCGGGTACGACACGACAGCGCCACCGCCGGGTCAGCACCTGACGATCGCCGACCATGCGCGGCACTGCGCAGCCGTCCTCGACAGCCTGCAGATCCGGCGAGCCCACGTTCTCGGGCACTCCTCGGGATCGTTGATCTGCCTCCAGCTCGCGGCCGACCGCCCTGAGCTGGTGCAGAGCCTCGTGCTCGTCGAGCCGGCCATCGCGCCCGCCCTCGCGCCGCCTACTGAGGCTGCCGGCATCGGCGAGTCCTACCGAGCGATGGCGGCTCTGGCCCGGGAGAGTACCGATCTACGGCCTCTGTTCGACTCGTTCATGCGTCAGGTGTGTGCCGAGGATTATCGTGACGTGCTGCTCGCCGCCCTCGGTCCGGAGGGCCTCCAGCGCGCGGAGCGCGACTGCGGCTTCTTCTTCCGCGACGAGGTCCCCGCCGTTCAGCACTGGACGTTCGACCAAGCCGTCGGGTCGAGGGTCACCCAACCCGTGCTCTTCGTGCAGGGCGGCGACAGCCCACCCATGGTCCATGCGATCAGCGCCCACCTCGCCGCGATGCTGGCCGCCGACACCGAGACGACCACAGTCCCCGGCACCGATCACCTACTGCCACTCCGGGATCCCGCGACACTCGGCCGCCTTGCGGCCACCTTCATCAGCCGCCACCAGATCACCACCTCGGTCTGA